GTATTAAAAAAGGTGAGATTGGAGTATTTAAAATTTCAAGTGATTCTATTCCAGAACATATTTCATGTTTTTACACAACAATTCTTGAAGATGGTGATGTATTAGGAGATGTATTCAAATTAGATAAAACCAAAGATAATACTATAGAAATAACCGAAATAAGTGGCAATGAAATCAAAGGTAAATTTAATGCCACTTTGATTCGTGATACTTTAAGACCTAAGTATTTGGAATCATCTGACACGTTAAGATTTACAGATGGCATATTTCATACAAGAATTATCAAACCAAGATAAACCAGATGCTAACAATGCATTGAACGAAAGGCAGCATCGGGACTGCCCTTCGTCAATGCTAGCCGTTAACACAAAGAAATTGACTTTATTCAGAAGGCAGAGACATATCCAAATGATCTTCAGATGCTTCTTTAAACAAATGATAAACTCCTTTTGCCACTTTGAAAAAATCATTGAGATGGTCCTGATGTGCTAATGTTTGCGCTTTATAAAAAATAAGATAGTAATTGGCTGCTTCAATCGTCCATCCATGATGTTGGGAGAAAAACTTCAAAACATGATCCTTAAAAGTAGCCCTTACAAAATGTTCATCATCCCCTTTCAGGTGATACTTTTGAGAAAAAACAGGGTACTCTGTAAAATCTATGTCTTCTATGCCTAACAAAGTTGCTAATTTATGTCCAAAATGCTCCGGTTTCATTTTGAAGTATGGTAATGCCAGTAATTTTGAATTGACAAAATAGATCGTTTGGCGATAGGTGTGGGTTGTCTTACCCGTGCTGACAACATAACTGAAGTCAAAAAGATACTCATCCTCCGTAAATTCACCGTTTCTGAGACTGCAAAGATTGGTTATCTTCCCTTTACGGAAATCTTTGAATAAGGAGAAAATTTCCAATAATGACTTTAAGCCGAATTCATCTGTGTGGCTAAAATTCATGTTATTTTCGAAAACAAATTTTTCAAATGCTTTCAATCTGATCATATCGGCAGGCTTGGAAAACAGAGACATATTGGTTGTTATAATGTGCAAAGAAACAATTAAATTTCAGTAACTATCTAGGAACTCAGTTAAACGATTTGTTTTTGTCACGATTTTTGCTTCTTACAGGCAAAAATAGCGCCAAAAACTAATAATTCAATAGTTTAAACGACGGGCTTCACCCGTCGTTACCAATATTTTGCCCTTCCAGGGCAATGGCCCAAAAAATTACAAATTCCAAATATTTATTACAAATGATTATCAAATAAATTAGAATAAATCTAAATAATCAATTTTGCAAAACCAAACTTTGGATTCATTTATTGTTTTGTAGTTTTGCAGTTAATAATTTTGTAATTTATGAATTGGATATTAAAGTTTTTCGATTCGGGAATCGGCAAAAAGCTGTTGATGAGTCTCACCGGCCTTTTTCTCATACTTTTTTTAATCATCCATCTTGTTGGCAATCTGCAACTTTTAAAAGATGACGATGGTGAAGCATTTAATACCTATGCTTATTTTATGACAAACAATCCCATCATCAAATTCACTTCATACGGATTGTATTTCTTCATTCTGCTACATGCAGTACTCGGCTTTCTGATCGCATTGCAAAATAAAGCCGCCAAAGGCAAACCGTATGCTGTGAGCAACAATCGGGGTGTGACCTGGGCTTCTAAAAATATGGCTTTATTAGGCACATTGATTCTGGCTTTTATATTTATCCACATGGGAGATTTCTGGTTTAAAATGAAATTTACCAATCAACTGGAAATGGTCAGTTATGAAGGATTTCCCCACGAAGTAAAAGATTTATATGCCAGGGTTTCCTTAGCATTTAGCCAGTTGTGGATTGTGGTGGTGTATCTGGTCGGAATGGTTGTTTTGAGTTTTCACTTATGGCATGGATTTCAAAGTGCCTTTCAGACATTGGGTCTCAACCACAAAAAATATACCCCTATGATCAAATGGCTGGGTAGTGTTTATGCAATAGTCATACCTGCTGCATTTGCGTTGATACCGATTTATCATTATTTATTTATGAGATAAAATTAAGATTTCATCATGAAGTTGAATTCAAATATACCTAAAGGACCACTTGCTGTAAAATGGACGGATTATAAGTCCAATATCCCTCTGGTTGCTCCCAATAATAAAAGAAAACTTGAAGTGATCGTTGTGGGTTCAGGGCTTGCAGGTGCTTCGGCAGCCGCATCTCTCGGAGAATTGGGCTATGACGTAAAATGTTTTACTTATCACGACAGTCCCAGACGGGCACACAGTATAGCT
The genomic region above belongs to Saprospiraceae bacterium and contains:
- a CDS encoding succinate dehydrogenase cytochrome b subunit; its protein translation is MNWILKFFDSGIGKKLLMSLTGLFLILFLIIHLVGNLQLLKDDDGEAFNTYAYFMTNNPIIKFTSYGLYFFILLHAVLGFLIALQNKAAKGKPYAVSNNRGVTWASKNMALLGTLILAFIFIHMGDFWFKMKFTNQLEMVSYEGFPHEVKDLYARVSLAFSQLWIVVVYLVGMVVLSFHLWHGFQSAFQTLGLNHKKYTPMIKWLGSVYAIVIPAAFALIPIYHYLFMR